A stretch of the Synechocystis sp. PCC 7338 genome encodes the following:
- a CDS encoding hybrid sensor histidine kinase/response regulator: MFDAATLAAITAEARQAFLEEDAPECLEQLTVGFQSLEQVLNSAGDAQQRQKLIQDMGRAAHSLKGGAGMSALTPLQTLCHRLEDLFEALEQGRVEDTSVAVGLIGMTIEETQAMVELANSGQLLDTDEPPELALALGEFLATCQPQPNQGETVNGNVSQFVRTSLSVELEACLERVERRLERGGTAEELRESFSLLLEECTLLGQALSCEWLEETAKEFRAQLAEPALDLPSFIPPAISTLRSLRAQFLAGELTPPVDPTPSAPTPVAVVEAPTPMTIAQAEPVQKVPITASVQAPVTSAPAVKPTTSRQTLRIPLDRLNKLSNTVSELLINQERLLEYDKQLRQASRNLKKRGQQLIPMREQVESLYDELSFSDQTKVVPGNGGGGSDGQNSLGIAGLVDFDALEMDSYTAVHGILQRFQELMVQVQEIQEDVDLVERDLQETLIQMSQSLHQLDSELTQSRLVPFRGLAQSFAQPLEKLGDRHKKPIQFVVEGKNTLVEVAILDQLRTPLTHLIRNAFDHGLEFVPERQAQGKSPQGTITLSASTANNQVLITVTDDGRGIDPEKIARKAVELGWLTEAELGNMAEAKILDFLFQPGFSTAAEVSSLSGRGLGLDIVKQMIEALRGTLTVETKLGQGSRFLIRIPLSLNIVPLLLVRYQQRLLAFPSESVLRILPLDDHPITNGRVEWQSQIMEARPLDEVLPQIYPQGFSPSPGLPHKVGLMVNLGDRPALLTVEQIVDERPLVVKALDAITPIPSYVAGCTVLGTGDVVPVLIPNNFAVLWRMEPTLTQAPSVVGTGQTTILVIDDSVTVRRTLQRVLGGTFRLIQCRDGKEAWDLLNRQNQGIDLALCDIEMPNMDGFSLLQLVRAHRVWHSLTVIMLTSRENPLHRNRAQALGASGYLTKPFQPNQLLDTIDQFLAETAKPDFL, encoded by the coding sequence ATGTTTGATGCCGCCACCCTCGCCGCCATTACCGCCGAAGCTCGCCAGGCCTTTCTGGAGGAAGATGCGCCGGAATGTTTAGAACAGTTGACAGTGGGTTTCCAGTCCTTGGAACAGGTGTTGAACTCTGCCGGAGATGCCCAGCAACGCCAGAAGTTAATCCAAGATATGGGACGGGCGGCCCATTCCCTAAAGGGAGGAGCAGGCATGTCGGCCCTCACTCCCCTGCAGACCCTTTGCCATCGCCTAGAGGATTTATTTGAGGCCTTGGAACAGGGAAGGGTGGAAGATACCTCCGTGGCAGTGGGTTTAATTGGCATGACCATTGAAGAAACCCAGGCCATGGTGGAGTTGGCTAACAGTGGCCAGTTGCTGGATACAGACGAGCCACCGGAACTGGCCTTGGCCCTGGGAGAATTTTTGGCCACCTGTCAACCCCAACCTAACCAGGGGGAAACAGTCAATGGCAATGTGTCTCAATTTGTGCGGACTTCCCTTTCGGTGGAATTGGAGGCTTGTTTAGAGCGGGTGGAACGCCGGTTGGAACGGGGCGGCACCGCCGAGGAATTGCGGGAAAGTTTTAGTCTTTTGCTGGAGGAATGTACTCTCCTGGGTCAGGCCCTTAGCTGTGAATGGCTAGAGGAAACCGCCAAGGAATTCCGGGCTCAACTAGCCGAGCCTGCCTTGGATTTGCCCAGCTTTATCCCTCCGGCGATCTCCACGTTGAGATCCCTGAGGGCGCAGTTTCTAGCAGGGGAATTAACGCCCCCAGTAGATCCGACTCCGTCTGCCCCAACCCCAGTGGCCGTCGTAGAAGCCCCAACGCCTATGACCATAGCCCAGGCAGAGCCAGTACAAAAAGTACCTATTACCGCGTCAGTTCAGGCCCCTGTCACATCCGCCCCCGCAGTTAAGCCGACCACTAGCCGCCAAACTCTCCGTATTCCCCTCGATCGCCTCAATAAACTGAGTAACACAGTCAGCGAATTGCTCATCAACCAGGAAAGGTTATTGGAATACGACAAACAACTGCGTCAGGCCAGTCGTAATTTGAAAAAACGGGGACAGCAGTTAATCCCCATGCGAGAACAGGTGGAGTCTCTCTATGACGAACTGTCCTTTAGTGACCAAACCAAAGTCGTCCCCGGCAACGGTGGGGGTGGCAGTGACGGCCAAAATAGTCTGGGCATAGCGGGGTTAGTGGATTTTGATGCCCTAGAAATGGATAGTTACACCGCTGTCCACGGCATTCTGCAGAGGTTTCAGGAACTAATGGTGCAGGTGCAGGAAATCCAGGAAGACGTGGATTTAGTGGAACGGGATTTACAGGAAACCTTGATTCAAATGAGTCAATCCCTCCATCAATTGGATAGTGAGTTGACCCAATCCCGTCTGGTTCCCTTTCGAGGCCTGGCCCAATCCTTTGCCCAACCTCTAGAAAAATTAGGCGATCGCCATAAAAAACCAATACAGTTTGTGGTTGAAGGGAAAAATACCCTGGTCGAAGTGGCTATTTTGGATCAGTTACGCACCCCCCTAACCCATTTAATTCGCAACGCCTTTGACCATGGCCTAGAATTTGTGCCGGAACGCCAAGCCCAGGGCAAATCCCCCCAGGGCACCATTACCCTCAGCGCCAGCACAGCTAATAACCAAGTTTTAATCACCGTGACGGACGATGGCCGAGGCATTGACCCAGAAAAAATTGCCCGCAAAGCAGTGGAATTGGGTTGGCTAACGGAGGCAGAGTTGGGGAACATGGCCGAAGCCAAAATACTAGATTTTCTTTTCCAGCCGGGATTTTCCACCGCGGCGGAGGTTAGCAGCCTGTCCGGCCGAGGCCTGGGGTTAGATATTGTCAAGCAGATGATCGAAGCTCTGCGGGGAACATTGACGGTGGAAACTAAACTGGGCCAGGGCAGCCGCTTTCTCATCCGTATTCCCCTCAGCCTCAATATTGTGCCCCTACTGTTGGTTCGCTATCAGCAACGGTTACTGGCGTTTCCTTCCGAAAGTGTGTTGCGTATTTTGCCCCTGGATGATCACCCTATTACCAATGGCCGGGTGGAATGGCAGTCTCAAATTATGGAAGCTCGCCCCCTGGATGAGGTGTTGCCCCAAATTTATCCCCAGGGTTTTAGCCCTTCCCCCGGTTTACCCCATAAAGTTGGCCTCATGGTCAATCTTGGCGATCGCCCAGCATTGTTAACGGTGGAACAAATTGTCGATGAACGGCCCCTAGTTGTAAAAGCCCTAGATGCCATCACTCCTATTCCTTCCTATGTGGCGGGTTGCACTGTGTTGGGAACTGGGGATGTGGTGCCTGTATTAATTCCCAACAATTTTGCTGTGCTTTGGCGTATGGAACCCACCCTTACCCAAGCCCCAAGCGTCGTTGGCACTGGCCAGACAACGATTCTAGTCATAGACGACTCTGTCACAGTACGGCGGACTCTACAACGGGTGTTGGGAGGCACTTTCCGTTTGATCCAATGTCGGGACGGCAAAGAAGCCTGGGATTTGCTCAACCGGCAGAACCAAGGCATTGATTTAGCCCTGTGTGACATCGAAATGCCTAATATGGACGGCTTTAGCCTCCTGCAATTAGTGCGGGCCCACCGAGTATGGCATAGCTTGACCGTGATTATGCTTACTTCCAGGGAAAATCCCCTCCACCGTAACCGAGCCCAGGCCCTAGGGGCCAGTGGCTACCTCACCAAACCGTTTCAACCAAACCAACTACTAGATACCATCGATCAATTTTTGGCAGAAACTGCTAAGCCCGACTTTTTGTGA
- a CDS encoding PleD family two-component system response regulator produces MKTVLVVEDTKSDQLLVQGLLKSMGTETVICNNADEALDWLDKNKVPDLIMLDIVMPDVSGYDLCRKIRGELALEDVPIVFCSTKNEDYDRFWALRQGGNAYLIKPYSPIELMKTVKPYIS; encoded by the coding sequence GTGAAAACTGTTTTAGTTGTGGAAGATACCAAATCTGACCAATTATTGGTTCAGGGCCTTTTGAAATCCATGGGCACAGAAACGGTCATTTGCAACAATGCTGATGAGGCTCTGGATTGGCTAGACAAAAACAAGGTGCCGGACTTAATCATGCTGGACATCGTGATGCCGGATGTTAGTGGTTATGATCTGTGCCGCAAAATTCGCGGCGAATTAGCCCTGGAGGATGTGCCCATTGTTTTCTGCTCCACTAAAAATGAGGACTATGACCGGTTTTGGGCCCTGCGGCAGGGGGGCAATGCTTACTTAATCAAGCCCTATAGCCCCATCGAGTTAATGAAAACTGTTAAGCCCTATATTTCCTAA
- a CDS encoding methyl-accepting chemotaxis protein: protein MVSISTKPQFSQEILELQAMAMAAPDDLFAQIVLAGALQQEGFWEEAAQYYHRAQELDSDGIYGETISKALAEIQPHLPAVEEVSAIPQPLSEEEKKQAYPLEILMLQETVQDRPDDLVAHISFASALEAGGFLADALQAYEDLKIKDEEGIFHATCDQAIAGIEAQLADPERVSQGTGWTGTLKYAAATDDLALDEERSNLTLQKRWSNLPIAAKQFTALLVSSALTVVAVVGTGMMIAISSGRFQLKNQTLAELVVTEGNYNIKIDQMSFGFRGQSDNLAIIQAARLYSERQTIPAPLAAQVRGILKNEVASRNIEYATLVGQDQRIIASANAQRNGQIFDPSNLVTLRMGYPGQIKFSTVVSKEELEKELPPGIETLEQDNALIRYTVTPVQDPQSKKNIGTLIAGDVVNGKDVIVKNTVDDFDGGYSAVYYIDPNGEIQLATSSLKTGSGQATKTYENVPFPDSELLKKAQENPDTPLVGRITVEGEPLTVAIKVIKDIKGQPLALIVRGTSEVEFNDLLERTLLLQIGVGAVALLVAAIIAYWLGKTLTKPLKNLQTTARKLGEGDTGVRAEVESKDEVGQLAVTFNAMAEQIEASTQSLQETSLERQQEAENQRRQKEELQDGVVRLLTDIEESSRGDLTVRSSVEAGAVGAIADAFNATLAGLRKLVKQVVDTATEVSGQAQEDSEEITNLSDNALEQARALESATASVAEMAQSIESVAKSTQTAAAIAKQGNEAAQQGQNTMDQTVDSIYKVRGRVAEISKKSKRLAESSLEISKIVGIISGISEKTNLLAFNASIEAARAGENGQGFRIVADEVRRLAEMVTLSAQEIEQVILSIQEETSQMSQLMEESTNEVVTGTQLVQKTKETLQNLAQISEEIDTVLDSISRNTESQRLASQTVTETVQNVASVAKSTSDKSQQVSQSLQSLAKTAVELQTAAGKFKVE, encoded by the coding sequence ATGGTTAGTATCTCCACTAAACCCCAATTTTCCCAAGAGATTCTGGAATTGCAAGCAATGGCCATGGCGGCCCCAGACGATCTGTTTGCCCAGATTGTGCTGGCCGGTGCTTTACAGCAAGAGGGTTTTTGGGAGGAAGCGGCCCAGTATTATCATCGGGCCCAGGAATTGGACAGTGACGGCATTTATGGAGAAACCATCAGTAAGGCCTTAGCGGAAATTCAACCCCATTTACCAGCGGTGGAGGAAGTTTCGGCCATTCCCCAACCCTTGTCCGAAGAAGAGAAAAAACAAGCCTATCCGCTGGAAATTCTCATGCTCCAGGAGACGGTTCAAGACAGACCCGATGATTTAGTCGCCCACATTAGCTTTGCCAGTGCCCTAGAAGCAGGGGGATTTTTAGCCGACGCCCTCCAAGCCTACGAAGATTTGAAAATTAAGGATGAGGAGGGAATTTTTCACGCTACCTGTGACCAGGCGATCGCCGGCATTGAAGCCCAACTGGCCGACCCCGAGCGAGTTTCCCAGGGCACGGGCTGGACAGGAACCCTAAAATACGCCGCCGCCACCGATGACTTAGCTCTAGACGAAGAGCGGTCTAACCTGACGTTGCAAAAACGCTGGTCTAACCTCCCCATTGCGGCTAAACAATTCACTGCCCTGTTGGTTTCCAGTGCCCTAACCGTAGTTGCAGTGGTGGGCACCGGGATGATGATTGCCATTTCTTCAGGCAGATTCCAGCTCAAAAATCAAACCCTGGCAGAATTGGTTGTTACCGAGGGTAACTACAACATTAAAATTGACCAGATGAGTTTTGGTTTTCGGGGTCAATCCGATAACCTTGCTATTATTCAAGCGGCTCGACTCTATAGCGAAAGGCAAACGATTCCTGCTCCTTTGGCGGCCCAGGTGCGGGGCATTTTGAAAAATGAGGTCGCATCGAGGAATATCGAATATGCTACCCTCGTCGGTCAAGATCAAAGAATTATTGCCAGTGCCAATGCCCAACGGAACGGACAAATATTTGACCCCAGCAATCTTGTGACTCTACGGATGGGTTATCCGGGACAAATTAAATTCAGCACCGTTGTCAGCAAAGAAGAACTAGAAAAGGAATTGCCCCCCGGCATCGAAACACTGGAGCAGGACAATGCCCTCATTCGCTATACCGTCACCCCTGTGCAGGATCCCCAATCAAAGAAAAACATTGGTACTTTAATTGCTGGGGATGTTGTTAATGGCAAGGATGTCATTGTGAAAAACACAGTGGACGATTTTGATGGTGGTTACAGTGCGGTTTATTACATAGACCCCAATGGGGAGATTCAATTGGCCACCTCTAGCCTCAAAACTGGCAGTGGTCAAGCCACAAAAACCTATGAAAATGTTCCCTTCCCAGATTCAGAATTACTGAAAAAGGCCCAAGAAAACCCAGATACTCCCTTGGTGGGAAGAATTACCGTGGAAGGGGAGCCTTTAACTGTAGCGATTAAAGTTATCAAGGACATTAAGGGTCAACCCTTGGCTCTGATTGTCCGGGGCACCTCTGAAGTTGAATTTAATGATCTGCTGGAAAGAACTCTTCTACTGCAAATTGGGGTAGGGGCAGTGGCCCTGTTGGTGGCGGCTATTATTGCCTATTGGTTAGGAAAAACATTGACAAAACCCCTGAAAAACTTACAGACCACAGCCCGGAAGTTAGGGGAAGGGGACACCGGTGTGCGGGCAGAAGTGGAATCCAAGGACGAAGTGGGACAACTAGCTGTTACTTTTAACGCTATGGCAGAACAAATTGAGGCTTCCACCCAATCTCTACAGGAAACATCCCTAGAGCGGCAACAGGAGGCGGAAAATCAACGGCGCCAAAAAGAAGAACTCCAAGACGGAGTGGTGCGGTTGTTGACGGACATTGAAGAATCTTCCCGGGGGGATTTGACTGTGCGCAGTTCGGTGGAAGCCGGGGCAGTGGGGGCGATCGCCGATGCCTTCAATGCTACTTTGGCGGGGTTGAGAAAACTGGTTAAACAGGTGGTGGATACAGCAACGGAGGTAAGTGGCCAGGCCCAGGAAGATAGTGAGGAAATCACCAATTTGTCTGACAATGCCCTGGAGCAGGCCCGGGCTCTGGAATCGGCCACGGCTTCGGTGGCGGAAATGGCCCAATCCATTGAGTCCGTAGCTAAAAGTACCCAAACGGCAGCGGCGATCGCCAAACAGGGTAACGAAGCGGCCCAACAGGGGCAAAACACCATGGACCAAACGGTGGACAGTATCTATAAGGTGCGGGGACGGGTAGCAGAAATTTCTAAAAAATCAAAACGATTGGCGGAGTCTTCCCTGGAAATTTCCAAAATTGTCGGGATTATTTCCGGCATCTCCGAAAAAACGAACTTGTTGGCTTTTAACGCCTCCATTGAAGCCGCTCGGGCAGGGGAAAACGGTCAGGGCTTCCGGATTGTTGCCGATGAGGTACGGCGTCTAGCAGAAATGGTCACCCTTTCTGCCCAGGAAATCGAACAGGTAATTCTGAGCATCCAAGAAGAAACTTCCCAAATGAGCCAACTAATGGAAGAAAGCACCAACGAGGTGGTCACCGGCACCCAACTGGTGCAAAAAACCAAGGAAACGCTACAAAACCTAGCTCAGATTAGTGAAGAAATTGACACGGTACTTGACTCCATTTCTCGCAACACCGAGTCCCAACGGTTGGCCTCCCAGACGGTGACAGAAACGGTACAGAACGTAGCCAGTGTGGCGAAATCCACCTCCGATAAATCTCAGCAGGTGTCCCAATCCCTCCAGTCCTTGGCTAAAACCGCTGTGGAACTACAAACCGCCGCAGGTAAATTCAAAGTGGAATAA
- a CDS encoding response regulator, giving the protein MHSPLSSSLATNQTPLELAYSPPPPPNVMEASASPVTENPNLYQILQSLIANESSGKLIVHSRANPDVQWRIYLGNGRIHYAGSDQGQRERLNYLFQRYIPTKNIRLEEPIASDYQYLCELWDSQQFSFQEIRSILAKLTQEALVQILSLSQPVCVFEETVGLDRLLLYLDFKQLMQPATQEIKHWLKVRTALNSPFQRAIADNVDAILPGLCKLEHITSDLLNRYQKLPELVAQEMCVYEIAESLNTSTLNVAIVLKTLVDQGIISMGPYEPQEEDNRPVIACVDDSPSIQRVVSFALEATGFKVINIKQAASALTTLMHAKPALILMDINMPDIDGYQLCSICNKSEALKHIPIVMLTGRSGVLDRVKAKMHGSVGYICKPFQPQELVETVQSFISVNPMTV; this is encoded by the coding sequence ATGCATTCTCCCCTGTCTTCTTCCCTGGCTACGAACCAGACTCCATTGGAGCTGGCCTATTCCCCGCCGCCTCCCCCTAATGTTATGGAAGCCTCAGCGTCACCGGTTACTGAAAATCCAAACCTCTATCAGATTTTGCAGAGTCTCATCGCTAATGAGAGTTCGGGTAAGCTCATTGTCCATAGTCGGGCTAACCCTGATGTTCAATGGCGCATTTATCTTGGCAATGGCCGCATTCACTATGCCGGGAGTGACCAGGGACAACGGGAAAGACTCAATTACCTTTTTCAGCGGTATATTCCCACAAAAAATATTCGTCTGGAAGAGCCCATTGCAAGCGACTATCAGTACCTCTGTGAGTTGTGGGATTCTCAACAGTTTTCCTTTCAAGAAATTCGTTCCATTCTGGCCAAGTTGACCCAGGAAGCGTTGGTACAAATTCTTTCCCTATCCCAGCCCGTGTGTGTGTTTGAAGAAACGGTGGGTTTGGATCGTTTATTGCTCTATCTTGATTTCAAGCAGTTGATGCAACCTGCCACCCAGGAGATTAAACATTGGCTCAAGGTCCGTACTGCGCTCAATTCTCCTTTTCAACGGGCGATCGCCGACAATGTGGATGCAATTTTGCCTGGACTGTGTAAGCTTGAGCACATCACCAGCGACTTGCTGAACCGCTACCAAAAACTGCCGGAATTGGTGGCACAGGAAATGTGTGTGTATGAAATTGCCGAATCCCTAAACACCAGCACCCTGAACGTGGCGATCGTTCTCAAAACCCTAGTGGACCAAGGGATCATCTCCATGGGCCCCTACGAACCCCAGGAAGAAGATAATCGCCCTGTCATTGCCTGCGTGGATGACAGCCCCTCTATTCAAAGGGTGGTGAGCTTTGCCCTCGAAGCCACGGGCTTTAAGGTGATCAACATTAAACAGGCCGCCAGTGCCCTAACCACTTTGATGCACGCCAAACCGGCCCTGATTTTAATGGACATCAATATGCCCGACATTGACGGCTATCAACTGTGTAGTATTTGCAATAAATCCGAGGCTCTCAAACATATTCCCATTGTGATGTTGACCGGCCGCAGTGGGGTTTTAGACCGGGTAAAGGCCAAAATGCACGGTTCTGTTGGCTATATTTGCAAGCCCTTCCAGCCCCAGGAATTGGTGGAAACAGTGCAGAGCTTTATTTCCGTTAATCCCATGACGGTTTAA
- a CDS encoding ribonuclease catalytic domain-containing protein yields MEKGKLIEFRHQGERRLAVVDRPDGKKDWVVIDQQGQSHKLKPQRVEYEIPGGPYTTDDLPSFLGEVEPYLDPSSLEVAWELLVEDGESITPADLALLLFSGQNPSQCYAAHALLAEDKLYFKQKGDRYEPRPSVQIEEIKHQMQVQAQKEEEQQGFIDRVNQVLVGETVTWQGSDRLRLEALEKFILFPDQNHRQALDILQSLGKPGRTDETQNLLIELGIWQRHENLFLRRSAYPNQFPAKVSDVAHAYLTNPPPDPDQERLDLTGLKTYTIDDESTSEIDDGLSVETLADGGHRLWIHVADPTRLLTPNDELDLEARKRSTSLYLPTGMISMFPPALATGPMSLLQGQRCVALSFGVILDEVGAVRDFTIAPSWVKPTYRLTYEDVDEMLVLKIQGEPELPLLAEAAKKRAQWRKSQGAITIKMPEAIIKVNADEEVQIYLQETSVSRQLVAEMMILAGEVAGRFSQEHGIPVPFRGQPQPELPSDEELLSLPPGPVRECAVRRCMPRSEVGITPSRHASLGLDLYSQATSPIRRYTDLITHFQIKAYLRGEPLPFSGEQVQEILYSVMPSSKEATLVERQTNRYWSLEFLRRNINEVWQGVMLRWLREDDGLGLILLEELGLELPHRFDRPISPGDRLSLKVSNADPHRDEIRFRELLANEA; encoded by the coding sequence GTGGAAAAAGGCAAACTAATTGAATTCCGACATCAAGGAGAACGGCGGTTGGCGGTGGTCGATCGCCCGGACGGTAAAAAGGATTGGGTGGTCATCGACCAACAGGGGCAAAGCCATAAACTAAAGCCCCAGCGGGTGGAGTACGAAATTCCCGGCGGCCCCTATACCACCGACGATTTGCCTAGTTTTTTAGGGGAAGTGGAACCTTATCTCGACCCTTCTAGTTTGGAGGTGGCCTGGGAATTGTTAGTGGAAGATGGGGAAAGCATTACCCCGGCGGATTTAGCCCTACTATTATTTTCTGGCCAGAACCCCAGCCAATGCTATGCCGCCCATGCCCTGCTAGCGGAAGATAAGCTCTACTTCAAACAAAAAGGCGATCGTTACGAACCCCGCCCCAGCGTTCAAATCGAAGAAATTAAACACCAAATGCAGGTGCAAGCCCAAAAAGAAGAGGAACAACAGGGCTTTATTGACCGGGTGAACCAAGTCCTAGTCGGAGAAACCGTAACTTGGCAAGGGAGCGATCGCCTACGGCTAGAGGCCCTGGAGAAATTCATCCTTTTCCCAGACCAAAACCATCGCCAGGCCTTGGATATTTTGCAAAGCCTTGGTAAACCCGGCCGCACCGACGAAACCCAAAACCTCCTGATAGAATTAGGCATCTGGCAACGCCATGAAAATCTCTTTTTGCGTCGTAGTGCTTACCCCAACCAATTCCCCGCCAAGGTATCTGATGTGGCCCATGCTTACCTAACCAATCCTCCCCCCGACCCCGACCAAGAACGCCTCGATCTAACCGGCTTGAAGACCTACACCATTGACGATGAAAGCACTTCGGAAATTGATGACGGCCTGAGCGTGGAAACCTTGGCGGACGGCGGCCATCGGCTTTGGATCCATGTGGCTGACCCCACCCGACTGTTGACCCCCAACGACGAACTAGATTTAGAAGCCCGTAAGCGCAGCACCAGTCTTTACCTCCCCACGGGCATGATTTCCATGTTTCCGCCGGCATTGGCCACGGGGCCCATGAGCTTACTCCAGGGCCAGCGGTGCGTAGCCCTCAGCTTTGGGGTGATTTTAGACGAAGTCGGAGCGGTGAGGGATTTTACCATTGCCCCCAGTTGGGTAAAGCCGACCTATCGCCTCACCTATGAGGATGTGGACGAAATGTTGGTGCTGAAAATCCAAGGGGAACCGGAATTGCCCCTACTGGCAGAAGCGGCTAAAAAACGGGCCCAATGGCGTAAATCCCAGGGGGCCATCACCATCAAAATGCCGGAAGCCATCATCAAGGTCAACGCTGACGAAGAAGTGCAAATATATCTCCAGGAAACCTCTGTTTCTCGGCAACTGGTGGCGGAAATGATGATCCTAGCCGGGGAGGTGGCGGGCCGTTTTTCCCAAGAGCATGGCATTCCGGTGCCATTTCGGGGCCAACCCCAACCAGAATTGCCTTCCGATGAGGAGTTATTATCTTTGCCGCCAGGCCCTGTGCGGGAATGTGCGGTGCGCCGTTGTATGCCCCGTAGTGAGGTAGGTATTACCCCCAGTCGCCATGCCAGTTTGGGGTTAGACCTCTATTCCCAAGCCACTTCCCCCATCCGTCGCTACACCGATTTGATTACCCATTTTCAAATTAAGGCCTATCTGCGGGGGGAACCTTTGCCCTTCTCTGGGGAACAAGTACAGGAAATTTTATATAGCGTTATGCCCTCTTCTAAGGAAGCCACCCTGGTAGAACGGCAAACTAACCGCTACTGGAGCTTGGAATTTCTGCGGCGCAACATCAATGAGGTCTGGCAGGGAGTAATGCTCCGTTGGTTACGGGAGGATGATGGTCTGGGGTTAATTCTCCTGGAAGAGTTGGGACTGGAACTCCCCCACCGGTTTGACCGCCCCATTTCCCCTGGCGATCGCCTGAGCTTGAAAGTTAGTAATGCCGATCCCCATCGGGACGAAATTCGTTTTCGGGAATTGCTGGCTAACGAAGCCTAA
- a CDS encoding CheW domain-containing protein, with protein MVEDYFWIDLGLALTVAIPLTKTREVLSFSLSSLCLIPGVRPELLGVSNQRGNLLWVMDLPRLLSPATAKPLNYRTLNNTKAVVLVGESAQVAAIAEGLKGIVSFEPGEIKPLREPFLLGEGNKDGETILILDVDQIFAWLQGGGFIKPLYPLER; from the coding sequence ATGGTAGAGGACTATTTTTGGATTGACTTAGGCTTGGCCCTGACGGTGGCTATTCCCTTGACGAAAACTAGGGAGGTATTATCGTTCTCCCTGAGTTCCCTTTGCCTGATTCCTGGGGTGAGACCGGAGTTACTGGGGGTGAGTAATCAACGGGGAAATCTGCTTTGGGTAATGGATTTGCCCCGCCTATTGTCCCCGGCCACGGCTAAACCCCTCAATTACCGTACCTTGAACAATACTAAGGCGGTGGTGCTGGTGGGGGAATCTGCTCAGGTGGCGGCGATCGCCGAAGGGTTGAAGGGGATTGTCAGCTTTGAACCGGGGGAAATTAAGCCCCTGCGGGAACCTTTTTTATTGGGGGAAGGCAACAAAGATGGGGAAACCATTCTCATTTTGGATGTGGATCAGATTTTTGCTTGGCTCCAGGGTGGTGGTTTTATTAAACCTCTTTATCCATTGGAGAGATAG